A region of the Leptospira sp. WS39.C2 genome:
TTGATCATATTCTTTTTTGCAAAATCAAAAGGCAAAACAGATATCGAATCCATTTTGTTATCTGGCATTGCAGTAAATGCAATATGTTTCTCAGCAATTGGAATATTAAGTTACATTGCGAGTGAAGCTCAATTAAGAAATTTATCAATTTGGAATATGGGAAGTTTAGGTGGAGCTTCTTGGACTTTGATCAAATCCTTTTCTTTTTTCTATTTATTTCCTCTCGTTGCGAGTCCATTTTTAGCATCCCAACTTAATGTCCTCATTCTTGGCGAACGTGAAGCGAATCATTTGGGAATCCATATAGAATTCCTAAAAACATTATTAATTGTATTGATTGGGATAAGCGTTGGATCTTGCATTTCGATTGTTGGCAATATTGGATTTATAGGATTAGCAGTACCTCATATTGTTCGCATGGTCATCGGGCAAAACTATAAATATTTGTTATATGCGTCCTACTTTCTTGGAGGTGGTTTGTTATGTTTTGCAGACGCGATTTGTAGAGTCATTATCGCTCCTTCTGAAATTCCAGTTGGAATCGTCACAGCTCTACTTGGAGCACCATTTTTCATGAATTTGATTCTAAAAAGGAAACAACATATATGAGTATATCAGCTAAAAATCTAAGTTATGTTATAGGGAACAAACAGATATTATCAAACGTAAACATTGATATAATACCAGGCGAACTCCACGTTCTCATCGGACGTAATGGTGCCGGGAAATCCACGTTATTCCACTTATTATGTGGTGATACAAAACCCCAATCAGGAAATGTATTTTATAATGAACTTGATATCTCGAATTATTCAAAAGTGGAACTTGCAAGAACGAGAGCTGTTCTCACACAAGAAAGTTCAATTACATTTCCTATCTCATCCGAACAAGTGATCGGACTTGG
Encoded here:
- a CDS encoding FecCD family ABC transporter permease; this translates as MMKQKFFILLCVLFTIVSAFLSSTLGAMEIQWKELLSFGSIESKVFFEIRIPRILLGILVGGSLAWSGALAQGLFRNPIVDPGLIGITAGCSLFAAIAIVLGSSIPLLHSIWSVVLFSFIGGILSCLIIFFFAKSKGKTDIESILLSGIAVNAICFSAIGILSYIASEAQLRNLSIWNMGSLGGASWTLIKSFSFFYLFPLVASPFLASQLNVLILGEREANHLGIHIEFLKTLLIVLIGISVGSCISIVGNIGFIGLAVPHIVRMVIGQNYKYLLYASYFLGGGLLCFADAICRVIIAPSEIPVGIVTALLGAPFFMNLILKRKQHI